The proteins below come from a single Zea mays cultivar B73 chromosome 8, Zm-B73-REFERENCE-NAM-5.0, whole genome shotgun sequence genomic window:
- the LOC103635217 gene encoding uncharacterized protein isoform X1, whose translation MLLSKVLWKIPDRAISHDTSPLTIYATSSISSNNVKTVLGSGTQYANGFAVADIERSSLILCGKAFANSAIVKDALAAMTAPILSARGGLPVPGWIMSFGGSIVLLFALVEIMMSCTEIHNALLSIDCGAVISSKGSTVLFPTKASREQKLLTEPTGVIIVSSDSSGVIPSVCKLSPGQAAYHFLAGYHDGKFVPAYTRAPSPADPLALAISLFSHLKEDDTPAYLINAKHSGKYIGGNGLMKLLKLALSHDLPNKKTEGSRVQALQREVCSV comes from the exons ATGTTACTGTCGAAAGTCCTTTGGAAAATACCAGATCGTGCGATTTCCCATGACACATCCCCTTTGACTATATATGCTACCAGTTCAATAAG CAGTAACAACGTTAAGACTGTTCTTGGTTCTGGAACACAATATGCTAATGGATTTGCTGTGGCGGATATTGAACGATCATCTCTAATCCTATGCGGTAAAGCATTTGCTAATTCAGCTATCGTGAAAGATGCACTTGCTGCTATGACAGCCCCAATATTGTCTGCAAGAGGAGGCCTCCCGGTTCCAGGATG GATTATGAGCTTTGGTGGTTCTATTGTATTATTGTTTGCCCTAGTGGAAATCATGATGTCCTGCACAGAAATCCACAATGCTCTATTGTCCATTGACTGTGGTGCAGTCATCTCTTCCAAGGGGTCTACTGTGCTTTTCCCAACAAAGGCAAGCAGGGAGCAGAAACTGCTTACCGAACCAACTGGAGTAATTATCGTATCATCTGATAG CTCTGGTGTCATACCATCTGTATGCAAGCTCTCTCCTGGCCAGGCTGCCTACCATTTCTTGGCTGGATATCACGATGGAAAATTTGTCCCAGCATACACTAGAGCCCCCTCTCCTGCTGACCCACTTGCACTTGCAATTTCTTTATTCTCACAT TTGAAAGAAGATGATACACCGGCATATCTGATCAACGCTAAGCACTCTGGAAAGTACATTGGCG GCAATGGGCTTATGAAATTATTAAAGCTGGCACTATCTCACGATCTTCCTAACAAAAAAACTGAAGGCTCTAGAG TTCAAGCTCTGCAACGGGAGGTCTGTTCAGTTTGA
- the LOC103635217 gene encoding uncharacterized protein isoform X2 yields the protein MLLSKVLWKIPDRAISHDTSPLTIYATSSISNNVKTVLGSGTQYANGFAVADIERSSLILCGKAFANSAIVKDALAAMTAPILSARGGLPVPGWIMSFGGSIVLLFALVEIMMSCTEIHNALLSIDCGAVISSKGSTVLFPTKASREQKLLTEPTGVIIVSSDSSGVIPSVCKLSPGQAAYHFLAGYHDGKFVPAYTRAPSPADPLALAISLFSHLKEDDTPAYLINAKHSGKYIGGNGLMKLLKLALSHDLPNKKTEGSRVQALQREVCSV from the exons ATGTTACTGTCGAAAGTCCTTTGGAAAATACCAGATCGTGCGATTTCCCATGACACATCCCCTTTGACTATATATGCTACCAGTTCAATAAG TAACAACGTTAAGACTGTTCTTGGTTCTGGAACACAATATGCTAATGGATTTGCTGTGGCGGATATTGAACGATCATCTCTAATCCTATGCGGTAAAGCATTTGCTAATTCAGCTATCGTGAAAGATGCACTTGCTGCTATGACAGCCCCAATATTGTCTGCAAGAGGAGGCCTCCCGGTTCCAGGATG GATTATGAGCTTTGGTGGTTCTATTGTATTATTGTTTGCCCTAGTGGAAATCATGATGTCCTGCACAGAAATCCACAATGCTCTATTGTCCATTGACTGTGGTGCAGTCATCTCTTCCAAGGGGTCTACTGTGCTTTTCCCAACAAAGGCAAGCAGGGAGCAGAAACTGCTTACCGAACCAACTGGAGTAATTATCGTATCATCTGATAG CTCTGGTGTCATACCATCTGTATGCAAGCTCTCTCCTGGCCAGGCTGCCTACCATTTCTTGGCTGGATATCACGATGGAAAATTTGTCCCAGCATACACTAGAGCCCCCTCTCCTGCTGACCCACTTGCACTTGCAATTTCTTTATTCTCACAT TTGAAAGAAGATGATACACCGGCATATCTGATCAACGCTAAGCACTCTGGAAAGTACATTGGCG GCAATGGGCTTATGAAATTATTAAAGCTGGCACTATCTCACGATCTTCCTAACAAAAAAACTGAAGGCTCTAGAG TTCAAGCTCTGCAACGGGAGGTCTGTTCAGTTTGA